The Leptospiraceae bacterium genome includes the window GGCAGTTCCTACCATAAATAAAGTAAAAATTATTCCGAGCCTAAATACCCAGCCTTTTTTTATATTTCCGGTAAATACACTAAAAACCCCCAGTATAAATAAAAAGAAAAGCGGAAGTCTGGACAATTCTCTTGCCAAATTTTTTATTCCTTTAAAATCTGAAAATGCTGTTACAAGATTACTAAGGTAAGAAAAAATTCCTTCCATCGGAAGAATAAAATCTGTGATCCTCGATATGCGCCAATTCGGAAATGTAAATCTTAAATACATCTGCCAGAAAAATGGAATCAACAAAGTAGAAAGAATAAAAAAAGTTTTTTTCCATTGTTTTTCTTTTAATGAGCCAAGCCCAAGAGGGAAAAGAAAAAATAACGCAGGTTCTTTTGTGATAATTGCAAGCCCGCCAAAGATAGAAAATAAAATAAATTTTTCCTTAGTAAAAAAATAATACGATAAAATAATTAGAGAAACCATTACAGAGTCGCTGACAAGCACGGTGTAGCTTCCCAAAGAAAATGGAGAAATTAAATATAAGATAGAATATTTACGAGCCGCCGGAGATAAAATATTTCTTAAAGCAAAAAAAGAAGCAAGAAACAAAACCCAATTTATAAAATACATCCCAAAAACATTTCCCCATTTTCCGAATCCCCCAAACAGAGAAATTAAAAAAGGGTAACCTATTCTTGGAGCACGATAACTCTCATCAAACCCTTTTGGCCAAAGAGTATTCAGGTTGCTGATAGTTCTGGAATAAAAATAAAAAATCTGACCATCATACCCTGCACCAAGGTCATCTTTCTCACCGAGAAATACCAAAGAGTTTGCAGGCATCTCTTTTGTATTTTGATTCACAAATTCGAGACCGAAGTTAATCATTGCAGTAGGATTGAAGTTGTATTTTTTTAAAAGAATAAAAGTAGTGCCACCCCATAAGAATACAAAGGTTAGAAGAATAATTTTCTGATTGTTTAAACGCTCCAATGCACCAATGAAAATACTCTCTATTGTTCTCATTTAAGATTTTCCTGAATGATTCTTGCATAAGTTTTGGTCATAAGGGATGCACCTTTATATGTAAGATGGTGGGGATCGGTAAATAACTTTTCATCTTGAATGAAATTTTTCAGATCGTAAAGTTTACCTGAGTTAATCTCGGAAATCCCATTCAAATAATGTAAAAAATCTTTGTACCACTTGCTATTTTCATAAAAGGTAAGCTCAATCGGATTTTCAGGATTATTCACAATCACAAATCGAATATTTTTTTCTTTTAACTGAATAGCTATCTTTTTTAAGTTTTCTATTTCTGACCAAGTTACAAAATCCGATTTTGAGAGTTGGATTTTTCTGTCTTTCAGTAATTTTAATCTATGGGTCTCCGGTCTATTTTCAGAATTGCTGTACATTCTCTCAAAATAATCTTTTTCGTATTCATCTTTACTCATCGAATCAAATCTATGCTCGTCCAAATAATCTTCTCTATTGTATGAAATATCTTTATTCAATTCATTTTTACAAAAATTTTGAGAAAGCCTGATTCCATAAAAATATTCTTTGCCGTATTGCTTGTGATCGATTTCTTTAGAGCTTACTGTTTTATCCGATTCAAATACTAATTTGATATTTTTTGTATCCGGGTGAAATTCTAAATTCAAATCATACCAGCCTGTTTTTTCAAACTTCAAAATTTTTGAAAAACCATTCTCCCCAAAAACTGAAACAGTCCAATTTTCTTTTGGAATAAAAATACTGTCCTCCAGTTTTCCATTTTTTAAAGAGCATTCAATTTGAAATTTTTGCGTAGTGAAACCCTTTGACCAGACACCTTCCTTTGGCATGGCTCCGGTATAATTGTGGTAACTTCGAGACCTTCTGTAATGTCTTTCGATATAAGCGTCAATCGGATCATTAAAAAAAGATCTGTATCTATTTACTTTTAAAATAGATTTAGTCAAGAGCAGGAATATGTCATTTTTTGAAATATCTCTAACATGGTCTTTCAAAAAAAGCCAAGGATACACAGATAAAACTGGAATCCTTGATTTGTACTCTTCAATCCTTGCTTTTTCTGAATACGTTAGGCGATTTTCATTTTCTCGAAAATGGTCTAACTGAAAATCTCCCGGATTAAACAAGAAAAGCACCAATTTTGGTTTTTTAGAAATTACATCTTCTATATAATAATAAAAGTCAGTAGGAGACATGGCTACATGAGAATACAATTCTACTCGCACCTTTTCCCATTTCACATTCGTATTTAACTCTTCTTGAATTTTCGACGGTAAAGCAGAATACAAAGCAACAGAACTCCCGACTATAAGTGATCCCTTTTCGTCATCCGCAAACTGAATGTGACTCGTTTTATGAAGAAAATTGTACCAAGGGGAAGTGTCCCATTCCATTTCATTTGGAAATTGAAAAAACAACATTCCAAAAAATATATAGTCAAGCACAGCTACAGAAAAAAATAGTGCAATAGACGCAAATACTACTTTCCACTTTATCGTCATTACGATTCTTACCTGAATTTCTTTTTCAATAGAGTCCACGCAAACGATACTGCCTGCCGAAATACTTTCTTGTTAAAAGAAGAATTTGAAAATACATAGTGGATTCCTATTTCACTAACGGTTCCGCCTGACGCATGAATTAAATACAGAGCCTCCATGTGAAAATCAAACGCTTTGGACTGTAACTTAGAATTAGCAAGTATTGAAATAGATTTTTTAGAATATCTTCTAAACCCTGATGTACAATCTTTGATTTTTGGTCCGAATAAATCAAAAATGCTTTTCGACATACAGTAGTTCATAACTTTCGCAGCAAGATAAGAAATCAATTTTCTGTACATTGGTACATTTTCAGTAATTTCTCTTCTACCGATTAGAATATCACACGAGGGATGAGAAAAAAACTGCTCTAAAGACTTTGGGTCATGCGATAACCCTGCGTCCATTGTAACTACCCAATCGTAAGACTTCTTCTCTGCGTATTTCATTCCGTCTTGAATTCCCCCCGGAATGTGAGTATTTTTTG containing:
- a CDS encoding glycosyltransferase family 2 protein, translating into MKKEKLLTIVPAYNEESTIEEVVLRAIPYSDICVVDDASKDNTPKILSKLLKKYPKKLHVITHTKNTHIPGGIQDGMKYAEKKSYDWVVTMDAGLSHDPKSLEQFFSHPSCDILIGRREITENVPMYRKLISYLAAKVMNYCMSKSIFDLFGPKIKDCTSGFRRYSKKSISILANSKLQSKAFDFHMEALYLIHASGGTVSEIGIHYVFSNSSFNKKVFRQAVSFAWTLLKKKFR